In Raphanus sativus cultivar WK10039 chromosome 5, ASM80110v3, whole genome shotgun sequence, the following proteins share a genomic window:
- the LOC108857526 gene encoding cysteine-rich repeat secretory protein 38, whose amino-acid sequence MRCPNNKAGIIWYDNCLVKYSSTNFFGKIDYENRFYLYNVNNVSNPASFNTQTKALLTELTKKATAGGNQKLFATGEKSLGEKKLYGLVQCTRDLRSDSCKACLDGIIGELPNCCDGKEGGRVVGGSCNFRYEIYPFVKTA is encoded by the coding sequence ATGAGATGTCCGAATAACAAGGCAGGAATAATATGGTATGACAACTGTCTAGTCAAGTATTCATCGACCAATTTCTTCGGAAAGATTGATTACGAGAACAGGTTCTATCTGTACAACGTCAACAATGTGAGCAATCCAGCATCGTTCAACACACAGACCAAAGCTCTTTTAACTGAGCTGACGAAGAAAGCAACTGCTGGAGGCAACCAGAAGCTGTTTGCTACAGGGGAGAAGAGTCTCGGGGAGAAGAAGCTTTACGGATTAGTGCAGTGTACGAGGGACTTGAGGAGTGACAGTTGCAAGGCATGTTTGGATGGGATTATTGGGGAGCTTCCTAACTGCTGCGACGGTAAAGAAGGAGGGAGAGTTGTGGGCGGCAGTTGTAACTTTCGGTATGAAATTTACCCTTTTGTTAAGACAGCTTGA